Proteins from a single region of Argopecten irradians isolate NY chromosome 7, Ai_NY, whole genome shotgun sequence:
- the LOC138327043 gene encoding uncharacterized protein: MKERRRRPSGNNCYNCKKEGHFLRDCPQLKKKDSRPTAQRVGVRRRKKLSKASIGASAAAHEAGMYIEADVHGSKVKLLVDTGATDSIISERVFDSITPSARPRLTKVHQDISTTGGDKLHVVGRAW; encoded by the coding sequence ATGAAAGAGAGGAGGCGCAGACCGAGTGGAAATAACTGCTACAATTGTAAGAAAGAAGGACATTTCCTGCGGGATTGCCCACAGCTTAAGAAAAAGGATAGCCGACCAACAGCCCAGCGAGTTGGAGTGAGGCGTAGGAAGAAGCTATCTAAAGCTTCAATTGGTGCCTCTGCAGCAGCTCATGAAGCTGGTATGTACATAGAAGCAGATGTACATGGATCCAAGGTAAAACTCTTGGTAGACACCGGGGCAACTGATAGTATAATCTCAGAACGAGTGTTTGATAGCATCACACCATCAGCCAGACCGAGACTTACCAAGGTACACCAAGATATTTCCACGACAGGGGGTGACAAGCTACACGTTGTCGGTCGGGCGTGGTAG